CGCATTCATCCTGAAGATCAGGGCTGGCTGCGGGAAATAATGCAACAAAAGCATCATCAACTCGAGTCGGAATATACTTTTCCGGAATATCGCCTGATCGACAAGGCAGGAGAACTGCGCTGGATCTCTGCCCGGATTTATCCGGTTTTTGACCAGCAGGGGCGTTTGATTCGCATTGCCGGCATTGCCCAGGATGTAACGGAACAGCGTCAGACTTATCTGAAGCTGCAGGAAAATGAGAAGCTTTACAGGACCAGTATTGACCATGCTCCCGAAGCTATAACGATTCTTGATATCGATAGTGGGAAGTTCGTTGATGTCAATAAAAATGGCGAACGCCTGTTCTCACTGAAACGTGAACAACTGTTGCAATCCGGCCCCGCTGAACTCAGTCCGCCCTATCAGCCTGACGGACAGCTCTCGGAAAGGTTGGCCGGTCAATATATTTCACAGGCACTGGCCGGTGAGACACCGGCGTTTGAGTGGGTGCACAGGGATTCGCGAGGGGATCTGCTCGATTGTGAAATCCGCCTGGTCCGATTGCCCACGGAAGACCGGAATCTGGTTCGCGGCAGTATCACCGATGTCACCGAGCGCAAGAAAATGCAGTCCCGGTTGCAGGAAAGCCGGGAAAGATTGCAGACGGTGGTTAACAGTGCCCCGGTGGTGCTGTTTGCGATGGATGCACAGGGCGTCTTTACCTTGTTGGAGGGACAGGCTCTCAGTGCGCTGGGACTTAAACCCGGTGAGGTCGTTGGCCAGTCGGCGTTTAACCTGTATCAGGATAATCCCGACATCATCGGGGATCTCCAGCGCACATTGGGGGGTGAAGTATTCCAGGTCGAAAGACGAGTTGGCGCTCTCTATTTCGAAATCCATTATTCGCCCACTTATAATGAACAGGGTGGGTTGAACGGCTCGATTGGTGTTGCGGTAAATATTACCGAACAGGTAAAAGCGCGTCAGGCGCTGGAACATCAGCAGAAAAAACTGGAACTGGCCCTGGAGACCGGCCAGGTCGGGATATGGGACTGGGATATGTGTGCCGGCACGATTGAATGGTCCTCCAGTCTTGAACATATGTATGGCCTTGAAACAGGCACCTTCAAAGGTCATTTCGAGGATTTCGCCAGGCAGGTATACCCGGGCGATCTCGACAAGATAACCGCGGCTGTCGACACAGCGGTTAAAAACCGCAGGCCGTTTAAAATTGAAAACCGCATTGTTCGTGCCGATGGCGAGGTGCGCTGGGTCTATAGCCAGGCCCGACTACGTTATGACGAGCAAAGCAATATCATCGGCATGCTGGGCATCACCACCGACCTGACCGAGGTCAAAAAAGCCGAGGAAGCCTTACGTTCGAGTGAGGCCCAGCTGGCCGAGGCTCAACGTATTGCCCATTTGGGTAGCTGGGATCTGGATATGAACAGCTTGAAGGCAAACTGGTCTGATGAAGAGTATCGCTTGCTGGGGTATAGCGTTAATGAGGTCGAGGCATCATTGGCCAATTTTATGGCCTCTGTTTATATCGACGATGTGGATGTTGTCGAAGAGGCTATACAACGGGCTGTGACCAACCCGGAAGGTATGTTCGAGGTAGAGCATCGGGTCAGTTATCGAGATGGAACAATACGCCATATGCTTGAGCAGGGACAGGTCAGTTTTGATGAACAGGGTAAACCCTTCAAGGCAATTGGTACCACGCTGGATATTACTGAACAAAAACAGACCGAGCAGGAACTGCTGCAACACAAGTTCCACCTCGAGGAGCTGGTGGAAGATCGCACCGGTGAATTGCAGCGTATCAACCAGGAGCTCGAGTCGTTCAGTTACTCCGTTTCGCATGATCTGCGCGCCCCGTTGCGCGCAATCGACGGCTTCAGTCAGGCACTGTATGAAGATTATCGCCAGGCGCTGGATGAAACCGGCCTGGATTATCTGAACCGCATACAACGGGCGGCTGAAAATATGTCGCATCTTATCGACAGCCTGTTGAAACTCTCCCGCCTGACGCGCAGTAAATTCAAGCGTGAGAAAGTCGATTTAAGCCAGCTGGCCCGGGATGTTGCCGAAGAACAGAAACAGCTCTGGGCGGCGTCTTCTCTCGAGGTGGTGATTCAGCCAGAGCTTGTCGTCTATGGGGATCTGCAGATGCTGCGCGTCATGCTGACCAATCTTGTGAATAATGCGATCAAATATTCGCAAGGCAAGCCACACCCGAGAATTGAAATCGGCACCCGCCAGGGAGAGGGACCGCGAACTGTGTTTTATGTCGCCGATAACGGCGCGGGCTTCGATATGCGTTATATAGACAAGTTGTTTGGTGCGTTCCAGCGCTTGCATGCTAGCGATGAGTTTGAAGGGCTGGGCATCGGCCTGGCAACGGTACAACGCA
Above is a window of Thiohalophilus sp. DNA encoding:
- a CDS encoding PAS domain S-box protein — its product is MRPIFIALCYWWLLFPLTLWGTVVQAQTVRVGVFDNRPVVFQDESGQIIGLAIDVLQDIARQQNWQLNYHYAPWNELLDQLEAGQIDILVGIAYSAERAERFHFTSQTLMNNWGVVYQASGNNLSSLSDLVGQRIALMEQSIHSRRFDELMNGFGFDYIPIPVPHYGDVMNELEQGRADAGIINRVYSLLDESSYRVKPTSILFNPVQIRFAAPGHGDSPYLPLIDAYLVEAKKQSNSRYYESLQKWLEKGQSEAAVPKWLWPAVGVIAAILLLSGLYGYLLQTQVRSRTRDLEEAEARFQQLAEAVDAVFWMTTPDWERFLYISPGYKKIWGDDPQILYNNPAAWFERIHPEDQGWLREIMQQKHHQLESEYTFPEYRLIDKAGELRWISARIYPVFDQQGRLIRIAGIAQDVTEQRQTYLKLQENEKLYRTSIDHAPEAITILDIDSGKFVDVNKNGERLFSLKREQLLQSGPAELSPPYQPDGQLSERLAGQYISQALAGETPAFEWVHRDSRGDLLDCEIRLVRLPTEDRNLVRGSITDVTERKKMQSRLQESRERLQTVVNSAPVVLFAMDAQGVFTLLEGQALSALGLKPGEVVGQSAFNLYQDNPDIIGDLQRTLGGEVFQVERRVGALYFEIHYSPTYNEQGGLNGSIGVAVNITEQVKARQALEHQQKKLELALETGQVGIWDWDMCAGTIEWSSSLEHMYGLETGTFKGHFEDFARQVYPGDLDKITAAVDTAVKNRRPFKIENRIVRADGEVRWVYSQARLRYDEQSNIIGMLGITTDLTEVKKAEEALRSSEAQLAEAQRIAHLGSWDLDMNSLKANWSDEEYRLLGYSVNEVEASLANFMASVYIDDVDVVEEAIQRAVTNPEGMFEVEHRVSYRDGTIRHMLEQGQVSFDEQGKPFKAIGTTLDITEQKQTEQELLQHKFHLEELVEDRTGELQRINQELESFSYSVSHDLRAPLRAIDGFSQALYEDYRQALDETGLDYLNRIQRAAENMSHLIDSLLKLSRLTRSKFKREKVDLSQLARDVAEEQKQLWAASSLEVVIQPELVVYGDLQMLRVMLTNLVNNAIKYSQGKPHPRIEIGTRQGEGPRTVFYVADNGAGFDMRYIDKLFGAFQRLHASDEFEGLGIGLATVQRIIHRHGGRIWAEGSSDNGAVFYFVL